A part of Terriglobia bacterium genomic DNA contains:
- a CDS encoding mandelate racemase/muconate lactonizing enzyme family protein, with amino-acid sequence MKIKSIESFTQGTNLGIVRVRNDDGSEGYGQLSPYDVDISATVLHRKIASLALGRDPADLNTLVDQCIEENYKYPWSFICRALTGLDTAIWDLLGKRERKSVCELLGGKPGPFPAYGSSMSRTIKPEEEAQRLLRLRDSQGFMAFKVRLGKVNGHDEDQWPGRTEALIPAVRKALGAGVTFLGDGNSCFTPPKAIQVGRMLEQHDFGHFEEPCPYWELEWTAQVAEALKIPVAGGEQDNDLAQWQRMIRMRAVDIVQPDICYIGGLTRALRVAAMAEMAGLKCVPHSANLSMVTVFALHMMGAIANAGPHVEFTIENDPWTKDLYQPALQVRDGKVAIPAGPGWGVTINPEWLNKAKREISDRS; translated from the coding sequence CTGAAGATCAAGAGCATCGAGAGTTTCACCCAGGGGACGAACCTCGGGATCGTGCGCGTCCGCAACGATGACGGATCGGAGGGATACGGTCAACTTTCGCCCTATGATGTCGATATCTCTGCCACAGTATTGCACAGGAAGATCGCATCGTTGGCGCTGGGCAGGGACCCGGCCGATCTGAACACGCTCGTCGACCAGTGCATCGAGGAGAACTACAAATATCCATGGTCCTTCATCTGCCGTGCGTTGACAGGCCTGGACACGGCCATCTGGGACCTGCTCGGCAAACGAGAGCGCAAGAGTGTATGTGAACTGCTGGGAGGGAAGCCCGGACCTTTCCCGGCTTACGGTTCCAGCATGAGCCGTACCATCAAGCCGGAGGAGGAAGCACAACGCCTGCTGCGGCTGCGGGACAGCCAGGGATTCATGGCTTTCAAGGTCCGGCTCGGAAAGGTGAACGGGCACGACGAAGATCAGTGGCCCGGGCGCACGGAAGCCCTCATCCCGGCGGTGCGCAAGGCGCTGGGAGCCGGAGTCACGTTTCTGGGCGACGGCAACAGCTGCTTCACCCCGCCCAAGGCTATTCAGGTGGGCCGGATGCTCGAGCAGCACGATTTCGGGCATTTTGAAGAACCCTGTCCTTATTGGGAACTCGAGTGGACGGCTCAGGTCGCAGAGGCTCTGAAGATCCCGGTTGCGGGAGGCGAACAGGACAACGACCTCGCCCAGTGGCAGCGCATGATCCGCATGCGCGCGGTGGATATCGTCCAACCGGACATCTGCTACATCGGCGGACTCACCCGGGCGCTCCGCGTAGCCGCGATGGCGGAAATGGCGGGGCTCAAGTGCGTGCCGCACTCCGCGAATCTTTCCATGGTCACGGTTTTTGCCCTACATATGATGGGCGCCATTGCCAATGCAGGGCCGCACGTGGAGTTCACAATCGAGAACGACCCATGGACAAAGGACCTTTACCAGCCGGCGCTGCAGGTGCGCGACGGCAAAGTCGCAATCCCCGCCGGTCCCGGCTGGGGGGTCACCATCAATCCGGAATGGCTGAATAAAGCGAAGCGTGAGATCAGCGATCGCTCCTGA
- a CDS encoding aldose 1-epimerase: protein MYSTILYLLFLVPLVMQASNYSAQQVTIDGIEVIQLKDNAHKIEVSVVPSLGNNAYEIKANGKHVLWSPYQNLKEFADKPVMLGNPLLAPWANRIQGDGYWANGKRFLLNPELKNYRYDGNKNPMHGLLVYAREWKVIRIQADGRSATVTSRLEFWRRPDWMAQFPFAHNIEVTYRLMDGALEVETAVENLSSDSMPLSLGYHTYYQIEDLPRDDCRIHVPARSQVMVSDALIPTGEMRPATLSDPQPLRGQALDTGFTDLVRDAAGHAEFWVQGKQQKIRIVFGAKYDVAVIYSPPGRNFICFEPMVGTTNVFNLAHAGLFRDLQSIPPGGSWKESFWIIPEGY, encoded by the coding sequence ATGTATTCCACAATCCTGTATCTTCTTTTCTTAGTGCCCCTCGTGATGCAAGCCAGTAATTATTCCGCACAGCAGGTCACGATCGACGGCATCGAGGTGATCCAGCTTAAGGACAACGCGCACAAGATCGAGGTTTCCGTTGTGCCGTCGCTCGGCAACAACGCTTACGAGATCAAGGCGAACGGCAAGCACGTCCTTTGGTCGCCGTATCAGAATCTCAAGGAGTTTGCTGACAAGCCGGTTATGCTGGGCAATCCGCTGCTGGCCCCGTGGGCAAACCGGATCCAAGGGGATGGATATTGGGCCAATGGAAAAAGATTCCTGCTGAATCCGGAACTCAAAAACTACCGCTACGATGGCAACAAGAATCCGATGCACGGCCTGCTGGTCTATGCACGGGAATGGAAGGTGATCCGCATTCAGGCCGACGGCCGATCGGCCACCGTGACCTCCCGCCTGGAGTTCTGGCGCCGGCCGGACTGGATGGCCCAATTCCCCTTCGCGCACAACATCGAGGTGACCTACCGCCTGATGGATGGCGCCCTGGAAGTGGAAACCGCAGTTGAAAACCTGTCTTCGGATTCCATGCCGCTCTCGCTGGGCTACCACACCTACTACCAGATCGAAGATTTGCCGCGCGACGACTGCAGGATTCATGTGCCGGCACGAAGCCAGGTGATGGTCTCGGATGCGCTCATTCCGACCGGAGAGATGAGGCCGGCAACACTGTCCGATCCTCAACCGCTGCGCGGCCAGGCCCTCGACACCGGATTCACCGACCTCGTGCGAGACGCCGCAGGCCACGCCGAGTTCTGGGTGCAGGGGAAACAACAGAAGATCAGGATCGTCTTCGGCGCAAAATACGATGTCGCGGTCATATACTCCCCGCCGGGACGCAATTTTATCTGTTTTGAGCCCATGGTCGGCACGACCAATGTCTTCAACCTGGCGCATGCGGGGCTGTTCAGGGACCTGCAGAGTATCCCGCCGGGCGGTTCCTGGAAGGAGAGCTTTTGGATCATCCCGGAAGGGTACTAG
- a CDS encoding lactonase family protein — MRQIARFLVATTFTALAIAAWFDHGIGETVHPSGYVVYVGTYTRQQSRGIYAFRFDPAAGKAATVGLAAEAENPSFLAIHPNRQFLYAVNEISNFQGRRAGSISAYRVGKRPAMLQFINRMSTQGDSPCHVTVDRTGIALFVANYGAGSVASIPIMKDGSLSDASSLVEHAGSSVNPQRQQGPHAHEVVLSPDGRLGLVPDLGLDKVFVYGFDRARIAFSTPPVFAAKLEPGSGPRHLAFRPDGKYTYVVNELRSTVTVFAYSRKEGSLTELQTASTLPKDFAGTSTCAEIAVHPNGRFLYASNRGHDSIAVFAINRSNGTVVLQGQVPTQGKTPRHFAIDPTGGWLLAANQGSNNVVVFRIDARTGQLAPTGEFVVVPSPSCIIFVAS, encoded by the coding sequence ATGAGACAAATCGCACGCTTCCTTGTGGCGACGACATTCACGGCGTTGGCGATTGCCGCGTGGTTTGATCATGGTATTGGAGAAACTGTGCACCCGTCAGGGTATGTCGTCTATGTCGGCACCTACACTCGGCAGCAGAGCCGGGGCATCTACGCCTTCCGGTTCGATCCGGCGGCTGGCAAGGCAGCAACCGTTGGCCTGGCAGCCGAGGCCGAAAATCCGTCGTTTCTCGCCATCCATCCGAATCGGCAGTTTCTGTACGCGGTGAATGAAATCTCCAATTTCCAGGGAAGAAGGGCCGGCAGCATCAGCGCCTACAGGGTGGGCAAGCGGCCCGCCATGCTACAGTTCATCAACAGGATGTCGACGCAGGGTGATTCGCCCTGCCACGTGACCGTGGACAGGACCGGAATAGCTCTGTTTGTGGCCAACTACGGCGCCGGCAGCGTCGCCTCAATTCCTATTATGAAGGATGGCAGCCTGTCAGACGCATCCAGCCTGGTGGAGCATGCCGGCAGCAGTGTCAATCCCCAGCGGCAACAGGGACCTCATGCCCATGAGGTCGTCCTCTCGCCCGACGGCCGACTCGGCCTCGTCCCGGATCTGGGTCTCGATAAAGTGTTTGTCTATGGATTTGACAGAGCGCGAATTGCGTTCTCCACGCCGCCTGTGTTCGCAGCGAAACTCGAGCCAGGCTCGGGGCCGCGCCACCTGGCTTTTCGCCCGGATGGCAAATACACCTATGTCGTCAACGAACTGCGCTCCACCGTGACCGTTTTTGCGTACAGCCGGAAAGAGGGATCATTGACGGAACTGCAGACCGCCTCGACTCTTCCGAAGGATTTTGCAGGGACGAGCACTTGTGCCGAAATCGCCGTCCATCCCAACGGCAGGTTCCTCTATGCTTCCAATCGAGGCCACGACAGCATTGCCGTTTTTGCCATTAACAGGTCAAACGGCACGGTCGTTCTACAGGGGCAGGTGCCCACACAAGGCAAGACTCCGCGCCATTTTGCGATCGATCCGACGGGAGGCTGGCTGTTAGCTGCCAACCAGGGATCCAACAACGTAGTGGTATTTCGGATTGACGCTCGT
- a CDS encoding L-lactate permease: protein MPWSQNYDPLHFWPASTAMAAMPVLTLFFVLLVLKKKVWIAALAGIVMAIALAGLAIRMPAPLIANAALHGFVFGFFQIAWLVIGSIFLYNVALETGQFEVMKESIASLSQDIRLQMILIAFCFGAFLEGTGGGGAPVAIAGSFLIGLGFPPFKAATICLLANTAPVAWGGVGNPVRVLAGVTGLPEHAFNAMLGRILPPFSLMLPVWLMLASFSWKQTREVLPALVVSGVSFAAVQFAWATYGETGLVDIVAAIFSLLVMVGFLKLWRPRNIMSGDSWEVQVTATSACAGGTNASRSSNAQVVATRHSVGAVLKGWSPFILASLLIFFYAMPTINRHLKFSALTFPLPGLHNQVVRVPPVVPQPAPEEARINLNFLALPGTALFLAAFATAPFLGVSLRRALDILIRSFRQLGPSLLAISCMVGLAYITRYSGMDTILGLTLTRTGWVFPLFGTLLGWLGVGLTGTDAGSNALFGNLQKITAEQLSISPVLMGAANSAGGVMGKMISAQSLVVATAATGQAGKEADMFRFIFKHSIVLAVLVGLLVMLYAYVIPWIVPV, encoded by the coding sequence ATGCCCTGGAGCCAAAATTACGATCCCCTGCACTTCTGGCCGGCCTCGACCGCAATGGCGGCCATGCCGGTATTGACGCTGTTTTTCGTACTTCTGGTGCTGAAGAAAAAGGTGTGGATCGCAGCCCTGGCAGGCATCGTTATGGCAATCGCACTCGCCGGACTCGCGATTCGGATGCCCGCGCCTTTGATTGCCAACGCGGCGCTGCACGGATTCGTATTCGGCTTTTTCCAGATCGCCTGGCTTGTCATCGGTTCCATATTCCTTTACAACGTCGCGCTCGAAACCGGCCAATTTGAGGTCATGAAGGAATCGATTGCCTCTCTTTCGCAAGACATCCGTCTGCAGATGATCCTGATTGCCTTCTGTTTCGGCGCCTTTTTGGAGGGCACCGGCGGCGGGGGTGCACCCGTGGCCATCGCTGGCTCATTCCTGATCGGACTCGGATTCCCGCCGTTTAAGGCCGCGACGATCTGCCTGTTGGCAAACACCGCGCCGGTGGCCTGGGGCGGCGTAGGAAATCCGGTGCGGGTGCTGGCCGGGGTCACCGGGCTGCCCGAGCACGCATTCAATGCCATGCTGGGGAGAATTCTGCCGCCGTTCTCCCTCATGCTGCCGGTGTGGCTGATGCTCGCCAGCTTCAGCTGGAAACAGACGCGCGAAGTGTTGCCGGCCCTGGTCGTCAGCGGGGTTTCCTTCGCCGCGGTCCAGTTTGCGTGGGCCACGTACGGCGAGACTGGGCTTGTCGATATCGTGGCCGCGATCTTCTCGCTGTTGGTCATGGTGGGATTCCTCAAGTTGTGGCGGCCAAGGAACATCATGTCCGGCGACTCCTGGGAGGTCCAGGTCACCGCGACGAGCGCTTGCGCAGGCGGGACCAACGCATCCAGGTCCTCGAATGCTCAAGTTGTCGCGACCCGGCATTCCGTCGGTGCAGTCCTCAAAGGATGGTCGCCCTTCATTCTCGCTTCCCTGCTGATCTTTTTTTATGCCATGCCGACGATCAACCGGCACTTGAAATTCAGTGCCCTCACCTTTCCGCTTCCGGGCCTGCACAACCAGGTTGTCCGCGTGCCTCCGGTCGTGCCGCAACCCGCACCAGAAGAGGCGCGGATAAACCTGAATTTCCTGGCGTTGCCCGGGACTGCACTTTTTCTTGCCGCTTTCGCTACGGCGCCGTTTCTCGGTGTATCGCTGCGCAGGGCGCTCGACATCCTGATTCGTTCCTTTCGACAGCTGGGCCCCTCGCTGCTCGCGATCAGTTGTATGGTTGGACTGGCCTACATCACGCGTTATTCCGGAATGGACACTATTCTCGGGCTGACCTTGACCCGCACTGGTTGGGTGTTCCCGCTGTTCGGAACCCTGTTGGGATGGCTCGGGGTGGGATTGACGGGAACCGATGCCGGATCCAATGCACTGTTCGGGAATCTGCAGAAAATTACCGCGGAGCAGCTCAGTATAAGCCCGGTCTTGATGGGCGCGGCCAACAGTGCCGGCGGGGTGATGGGGAAAATGATCTCCGCTCAAAGCCTGGTTGTGGCGACGGCAGCTACCGGGCAGGCGGGCAAAGAAGCCGACATGTTCCGCTTCATTTTCAAGCACAGCATAGTCCTCGCGGTGCTGGTCGGCCTGCTCGTCATGCTCTACGCGTATGTGATTCCCTGGATCGTGCCGGTCTGA